The sequence ATGGAGCCACTTTAGGTGGAGCCTCACAAGTGTCCCGTTCTCATCTGTGTACAGGGTCTGTAGACCGTGAACTGCTCCAGAGTCCTCATCAGTCATGATGCCTCTGAACAACCCTTCATTATGATCTCAGAGAACCATGGCTGTGAGAAGGTCTGCTTTGAAAAGAGACGAGGCTTaacagttctgttttttttttaggaTGATAACACTTTTGAGGGTTGATTCCCGTTTTCAAACTCTTCTTACCACATGCTTGCTCAAGGCCTCTGAACTGAAGTCGTCCATAATGGCGGTTCTTGGACTGGAGAGGTTTATTGAATCAGCTGGGCTATAAATAGGCTGATGCATGCTGGCAGGCTGGTTGCGCTGCTCTTATCTCTGTGAATGGAAATGTCAGATGTAAGCCCCAGGCATTATGTGCTCCATGTAGTTTAATGTCCAAAGCTATGGATCGGCGATGTCCATCACAGTGAATTACATTGCGATCCCACTAGAGGAGGGCAACTGCCTACAGTGATCAAGAACTGTGCGGCAGAGGCATTACTATACTCACAATGTACTTTTGATTTTATGGACCAATTACATTTAAATGGGAAAATGCGTCAATGACCATCGGTTATATAAAAGGACAGATATGATTCTTATCAGAATGTTTTTTATGTGCATCCTCCTGTGGAATGAGGACTCTGGGCATTCATATTTGTTTGTTGTCTGTTCTTGTCTCCCTCCAGGAGCCTTGTGAAGCTGGAGAGCCTAGAAGACACCTACATCCTGGAGGGCCATGACGACTCTCTGTCAGACAAACATGGCTGCCCCGCCTACGTCAGCCCCGAGATCCTCAACGCCAGCGGCAGCTACTCGGGCAAGGCGGCCGACGTCTGGTCCCTGGGCGTCATGCTCTACACCATCCTGGTGGGCCGCTACCCCTTCCACGACGTAGAACCCGGCTCCCTGTTCAGTAAGATCCGCCGGGGCCACTTCAGCATCCCAGAGACCCTGACGCCCAAGGCCAAGTGTCTGATCCGGAGTATCCTCCGCCGGGAGCCCGCAGAGCGCCTCACATCCCGGGAGATCCTGGAGCACCCCTGGTTCTTATCCTCCGGGGCAGCAGGCGGCGCTgtggtccaggggagaggggagagggagcaggagcaGACTGTCCCCGAGGTGAACATGGAGGAGGAGCTGGATCAGTTCTTCAGCTGagcagacaggaaacaggaagcacAAAGGGAGGACTACCCCACAACGCGGAACAAATGCGACACGCTCAGAAAGAGCCTAACGGTAGATTAGTTGTTTAGCAGGTGAAACATTGTCACTCACAGAAAAGGTGTTTCCATCTTTTTTTCTTTCCATTCCATGGAAAACCAACCTCGAGGCGGAGCCAGGTGGTGAATGGCTCACAAACATCACGGGGGCGGGACTTCTGTTAAGAGGAGTTGCCGCCACTAGACATGCAAGTCGCAAACAATGTAGCAAACAtaatcttttttttcttttcgTGGTGCTTTTAAAAGTAGATACATACGACATGTTGTGACGCTACAGCAAGCACGAAGGGACACAAGACCTCAGCCAAGGAGAACAAGACACATGTCAGTCAGTCAAACTGCTACTACACTCCTCTGAGTTTTCACATGACCAGGTATAAATTGCCCACTAAACCACAGATCTAAGATCAGATAACCCAACCCTCAATCCTAAACCATTATTAGGAAGATTAAAACAATATCTGAAACTGGACCAGTGATTAGGGCCAACTTCTACCTACTCTGTTTCGAACAATCATCAGGACAGATGACCTCATTTTTGGTTGCTCACTCATTGTTTGTCTCTCATTACCTAACATGACCATTGACCCTAGGTTATAAAGCTCTTACTGACATAGAAGACGGATAGTTACTCAATTATTGTACGTACCCGTCTTCAGAAACCTGTGTGCTTCATCATCTTTTTCTGTGTAGCCTTATTCCTCTTCCCCACTTATTGTGTGCATTtctttttaaaaaaaattaaaaaatatgttCCACCACCATTCAATTATCATGAATTAATAAGGCTAGGTTTTAAGTTTGATATCACCTTGTTGTGTTAAGCTATTCCATTCAGTTGTTACTGCTGCTTTCATATCTTCTCCTTAACCTTCATttgtaacctctctctccctctctctctcgttaaagCCTTCACCAGTTGCATCATGCACTTGATTTGTTTAGGCTCGGTGAACGATCGTTTTCACCGCTCTAGATGCGCTTTCTCTATTTAAGTTTAGCTTTTTATTTGTAGGAACGGAAAACGTTACGTTTTATTTAAATTGTAACATCaactatatacatataaatatatatatatatatatatatttaaaaaaaaacattgcagggtttttctttttcaGAGATTCCTTttacatgtatgtatttgtagGCAATATTTTGGACACAGGACAGGTGCGATGGGAAAAAGGCTGTCCGAAGTTTTTAGAAAAAACAATTCAACTTTTGTGCCAGTATTTCTGTGCCCCCCCCCACCCATGCCGACTTCAGTCACCCttaatatattttattttgaaCTTGAAACCAATTATTAAAAGATACCATCACAGTAACATGGTCTGCAGTAGCCCATGTTGATTTCCTTCTGCCTGCGTAGGTCCTGTGAAACTGTCCTGTTCTGAATGGGTACCAGTGGACATGTTTTGTCGTATCTCAATGTTACTTGAATTTGTGTTTTTATTAACTAGTCCTCGGCATGTGCCCTATGAATGCTATCGCCTGCCTAGCAGGGTCAAACAAAAACAAGCTTGTTTTTATAAAAGTAAAAACACAAGTGAACATTTTATCAGAAATTTGCTATTTTGAGTCGCTTTTAAAAACTGACTATTGCTTTTATTTTTGTTTCGTAGAATGAGCTGCCCATATTTGCGTTTAGTGCTGATTTGGTGCTAATGTTCAAGGAGTCTTTTTGTTTTGGAGGGGAGTGGTGCATGGTGGGAATTCTGCCTCGGATGTTCTGATTGTAAAATGTAATAGATTTTGGTGTTTTGTCCAAATTTATTCAGTAAATAAATTGTGAACTGCACATTGGGTTTGATTCTTCTCTTAGCACATCATAGATATTGTATCTTTGTGACATTAGGCCTCTGTATATTATTACTCAAGCCACTCTGATGGTTATTACAAAGTGCTTTGTATCGGGGATTGCGTCCTGTCATTAGCTCAGGCCACAGTGATGTAACCACTGCGTTTTCCTGGAGTACATTACAGTATGAACACGTTAGACATCTTTGGGTGAAGAGCACCGAAACACATTACAGAATGTCTCAATGCTTAAGTGCTGAGCTCACAGTGTTAAATTAACAGATATAGTATTACCCCAATTAAGGGTAGTGTATTTGACCACACACAATGTTGAGACTTTCCACCTGTTAGACTATACATTAGGCTAGTTGACTTCAGATACTCTGCTAATGCAGATAGTATCCATCTGTCCACACACAATAGACTTGAGCAGAAAATAGTAGTATTTTGTAGTTTATTTGAAAATACCAAAACTTTTCAAGTACTCAATGTAGTCCAATATAGTTTATATAGAGTTTCAACTATTAGGCAACTACAGaggattcggaaagtattcagaccccttaactttttccatattgttacgttacagccttattctaaaatgtattaaatcgttttttttcccctcatcaatctgcacaaaataacccataatggcaaagcaaaaacagtttttttgacatttttgcaataaaaaaaaagaaactattgaaatattacatttacataagtattcagacacttttactcagtactttgttgaagcagctttggcagcaatttcagccttgagtcttcttgggtatgacactataagcttagcacacctgtatttggggagtttctcccattctactctgcagatcctctcaagctttgtcaggttggatggggagcttcgctgcacagctattttcatgtctctccagagatgttagatcgtgttcaaatctgggctctggctgggccactcaacaacattcagagacttgtcctgaagccatttctgcattgtcttggctgtgtgcttatggtcgttgtcctgttggaaggtgaaccttcgcccccagtctgaggtcctgaatgatctggagcaggttttcatcaaggatctttgtactttgctccgttcatctttccctctgtcctgactagtctcccagtccctgcctctgaaaaacatccccacagcatgatactgccccatcatgcttcaccgtagtgatggtgccaggtttcctccagacgtgacttttggcattcaggccaaagagttcaatcttggtttcatcagaccagggaatcttgattattttaggtgccttttggcaaactccaagcggaatacttatgtaaataaggtatttctgttttttatttataatacatttgcaaaaatgtctaaaatcctgttttcacttcatcattatggggtattttgtctAGATTTCTaaggaaatgtttttatttaatttattttagaataaggctgtaacgtaacaaaatgtgggaaaaagtcaaagggtctgaatatgttCCGAATGCTCGTTACCTTTCAGAAAACCAAATAATATTTGAATATATGCAAGttatttgaaaataaataaaaatgtatttcaaaaCCACAAGATTTAGTTGAATTAGTCTAAATATATGATCATTAGCGTATGGGTTGAATGGCTCTTAGATATGAATCTTAATATGGCCGATAGCCTAGAATTAAATACACAAAGGACATAGAATCACCGCAACATTAGAGTAGATCACTTTTGCAGCTTCAAAATGAGTAACAAGTATATTTTCATAAATGAGCGAGACATAAGGTAATACAGCAACACTTGACTTCAAGTTCTTATACATGTGTAGTAACTTTGTAATTATTGTTACACAGGCACAAAAACTGTTTAATATTAAGTGTTACTTAGAATGCTGACAGTAACACAATATGGCTAAAGTGTCCAAAGGAAACTAAATATTTCAAAACCGCCTCCGTGAATCAACAACAGCCAAGGCAGATCTAAAATGGTTTGTTTTGTATTCTGAGTAAACTATCCCTTGGTATAGTGTGTTTGAAACAAACCCCCCCAGATGGACAAATAGGTTTGAAATTGTTTTTGCTGAGCATCCAACTTgctgtttgaaatgtttgcaaatggctTTGAATTACTCTGCAGTATTTTCATGAATTGCAACTTTCAACCGTTTCAATGGCATGTTGAAAGAGTCCTACAGTAGTGGAGTGTCACAACCTATTTATATTTATCTGCAcaaaatatcattggttaattggTTTGACTTGATGTACACCTGGGGCAATGGACATTCAGGAGAATGGATATTTACAAAATGTTCACGTAGAAATGTGTTGTGTAGATCCAATATGACTGTCAGTTAGATTGGAATAGTATAGGTGAGTGTGTGACCCCTGTTCTTTTTCTATCTTCAACATGCAGTCCCAAATACAGCCCTGCCTTTGGCTGTGGtgatcatgacattttgtcagatgGTTATTTTCATGCAAATGACTGCCGGTCTCACCgtaattgaccattaattaacataaacaggttaagcatctccaggcctccacacatacaagccactgatgcacgcctttggaacatctataccatcacaataaatccattatttatttaacgcaggtctaaagaaactttatgatattttttttttttttttcagaagaacagaatatgagttggcctaccctactgtatgttatctggctatgctccgTGCCATTGGCTGTAGGCTAGTTAATTTAGCTGACAAGATATGCTTATAAGTCCCGTGCTATGTTTTATTGTATTTTATAGTAATAAGAATATAATTGAATTTAGCAGAATAAAATTGAAAGAATATTTTTCCAATTCCGCAGCAAGTGTGTCAAGGAGTGTATAAAGGCGAAGTccggtgcaggagagcagagtatgaCAAATAAAGCGCACTTTATGAAAGTTCCAAACCGGGAGCACAACTAAACAAACGCGCTCAAAAACACGGAACAATAAAGTAAAGCGCTAAAGAACATCGCTTGACATGAAAACAATTACTCAcaaaacatgatgggaaacagagggttaaatacaattagattgattggggaaatgaaaaccaggtgtgtatgaaaACCAGACAAGACAAATGGACATATGAAAAATGGAGCCGCGATGGcgagaaagccggtgacgtcgaccgccgaacgtcgcccgaacacggagaggagccgacttcggtggaagtcgtgacaaagtgtgcatatgaagtggctatgttgagtgGAAAAAGCGATCATTTGAAACAGATCTTTTGGGCTAAATTTAGaattatttggcaactttagttgtgaatgacaCAACCCTTAGAGTGTCtaagaaatcaaaacatatatgggCTGCTTGATGCGACTATAGGATATTGATGATTGGGAAAAAGTCGCAATAAAAAGCTTGCactctgttccttgcctcaggctgcacagGCTGTTCTCTCATGAAGTGATCATAtgttcacccatcagactattctcaatgtaatattgtctttactaatatgtaaACTCTGTTTCAATTTAGAATGGCCCGTGATCACATGGACAGGAACGGGGGCAGAGGAAAAATGCATGTCATCCCTACGCACTGGAATAGTGAATGGAAGCCACTCGCCCGCGGTTCGTTTTTCAATCATGCGAGGTAGGCTACTCCCAGTTTATGGCAGAGCATGTGCTTAATAATAGCTGAGAAATATATATAGTAGCAGCTGGGATCCTTTTTTAGTGGGAACCATCAAAACTCTCCTTTCACATGTGATTGCATATAGAAATGTCTGGGCTTGTTTCACTCCACGCATCAAACACTGTTTGAGCAGCATGCAGCCTCTAGCTGGGCGACATGTGATATTCCGCCccaactctgtatgccatgggctctccaaccctgttgctgcagctacccagtgcttcaTTTGGGAAACAAAGTGAAATCTGTTTGCACGGTGGTGAGACATTCTATAGCTAAAGGTAACGTGTCAGCCTAATCATTATGAAAATAGAAAAAATGacctattactattattattattatgacctattcaaaatgtaatacaaattcactataattgtaggctaactcAAAAGCTGCCCTGTATAATCAATGAACCAAGAGCATCCTAGATGAATGGATAACATGTTGGAAGAGAAGCATAAGGCAACCATTTCAACCAGTATGCATAGTAATACAGCCCACACTTAAAGGTGATTACAAAAATTTGTATAGGCTAGACCAATTACTGTATGTACCAAAGACATTTTACATCTatgtttaaaaataaatgtttttctgcCGTGCGTGATATGCTGTTAGGCTATGTATTGTAGGCTCTAATGACACAGTCATTATTTTAAATCCGTTTTTTTTTTCGGGCTTGGGCTCTAATATAGGCCTATGGATATGCATGAACTCTAATATGCTTATGGTTGTTTTGAATTAATCACCTTAGAAAGTGCTGTTTGGCTTGAAACAACATACACAACgaccatgttttccactcagtttcaacctgttgtACTTCTTTCTTCAAGTGAATCAATCACAGTGcggtgagttttaaaagcacaATACTGTTTTGATGAgatgtgtttgatgtgattttccattgcatttgcattgatgtcagagtggttaaagggacaatagggccctgagtaccaggccattagcgacCTGATGGCCATTAGCAAGTTGGGTATTGAatgcatgtccagagtgcataaaatGAGATTGACTTGACTCaatggtcacgtggaatttgactgcagtCGTGACTCGTGTCTGCCTGTGtggaggtaatacggtcaccgcaacagccctagccCTGCCATTAGTTGAAGGCAGCCAATCCGATAGTTTCAGAAAAGTAGTGACTTCCAGAGATCTTTATTcaaatagtttttaaaaagtcattttttgggatctgtattcaaatagttgtAGTCACCTCCAAAGTAATTATTCGTTCCCCTGCAAAAATAGTTACTTCCCACAAAGCATAGTTAAAACTATAGTTATCCCAGGTCTGTCACACAAACCTGttctcatataccctctctctcaggAGACAGTTATACCTAACAAAGACAGAGCAGCGAATTCTCTCAGCCTGTCGAACAGACATATTACACATTTATAAAATGTTCTCTCTTCCCAGAGTCCCGCAGCACAGACCGAAGGCACAATTACTGAGGTAGCTAAATTTGGCGGAAGCCCGCTGTTGGATAATCCAACAGATATAGATTTAAAGGCTTATGGTGCTGAGCTTATTTTGTTGGGATCTGAGAGCAGAAAAGGACCAGAAGGACAGAAACGATTTATCCCTGAATAACATTACAACCATGGCCGCTGTGCCCATTAACTGACAAGACAGGAGATGCGTGATATTAAGCTGCTTCTGCCAGGCAGCGCCAATTGAAAGGCTCTTTAGAAAAGTGTGCTTTTTACATTGTTACCTCAACAAAACAATCATTTTAACCGCATTATCAGATATGCATGGGATATGAAAAGATCGCAACGCTCTCTTGTGTGAGAAAGAAGACAGAAAGGATTTGGACTTTCATTTCTTCACCACCTCCTCTCAAACTTGCAGACATTAGAAAAACAACTAAACAATCATGTGAGAAGCTCTTCACTAAACCATTTCCTGGTAGTTCTCTACTCTCACAAGAGGGCCCATATTGCCCAAAATATATGTTCTGTCAATTTTGCCGTGACAATGTATTTTCAATGTTTTTGATAGGCCACCTGACCTTTCCTCGCTCCTCGGACTGACCTCCTTCTGTCATTGAATCCCACTACAGGAAAGCACTTCACATCTAATTTGTCCCTCCAATAAATCAAatttcaaaccaaatcaaatcttattggtcacatacacctggttagcagatgttaatgcgagtgtagcgaaatgcttgtgcttctagttccgacaatgcagtaacatctaacaagtaatctaacaaattcacaacaactaccttatacacacaaatgtaaagggatgaataagaatatgtacatataaatatatggatgagcgatggccgcgCGACATAGGCAagacgcagtagatggtatagagcagtatatacatatgagatgagtgatgtaggatatgtaaacatcattaaaGTGGCGTTGTTTAAGGTAAACAGCatctggcgtgtgtgtgtgtgtgtgtgtgttgttgttgcaccTGTCATGTTTGTGCAGGGTAATCCTGATTTAAGGTTACGTCCATCACATAAGTGAAAGGGAGACAGCTGCTGTGGTATAGGCTGCAGATACAGGATGCCTGTCCCGGGGCGgcagggaagcctagtggttagagcgttggactggtatccggaaggttgcaagttcaaacccccgagctgacaagatacaaatctgtcgttctgcccctgaacaggcagttaacccactgttcctaggccgaaaataagaatttgttcttaactgatcttgcctagttaaataaaggtaaaatatatatatatatttttttaataaaaaaattatACGTACACAAATATATTACTGATAGGGAATGCTGATAGCCTCTCAATCATTTGCCGCAGCATCATTTTATGACCATCATTTCTTTATCTAGCAATTAGCTTTTTTCCATTGTCAACATTTGTTGTTCTTTTACATTGGTGTAGTTCAGTCcatgttcttgtctattgatgttctgtattttgTCATGTTctttgttttgtgtggacccctggaagagtagctgctgcttcagcAACGGCTAAGGGGGATCTGAATAAAATagagtgaacaaaaatataaacgcaacatgtaaagtgttggtcccatgtttaatgagctgaaataatgatcccagaaatgttccatatgcaaaaaaaggtatttctctcaaattgtgtgcacaaatttgtttacattccagTTAGCGAGCATTtcacctttgccaagataatccatcctcctgacaggtgtggcatatcaagaaactgtttaaacagcatgatcattacacaggtgcaccttgtgctggggacaataaaaggccactctaaaatgtgcagctttGTCACACAAAACCAATTCCACagatggcatgctgactgcaggaatgtctaccagagctgttgccagagaatttaatgttaatttctctaccataaaccgcctccaattagagaatttggcagtacattcaACCGGCGCACAACCACAGActacatgtaaccacgccagctcaggacctccacatctggcttcttcacctgtgggatcgtctgagaccagccacccggacagctgatgaaacctttggtttgcacaaccaaagaatgtctgcacaaactgtcagaaaccatctcagggaagctcatcagcgcgctcatcgtcctcaccagaGTCTTGATTTGACTGCAGTTGTAATCGACTTCAGTGGTcaactgatgtcaacgttgtgaacagagatcCCCatagtggcggtggggttatggtatgggcaggcataagctatggacaatgaacacaattccattttatcgatggcagtatGAACGCACAGAggtaccgtgacgagatcctgaggcccattgtcgtgccattcagcCGTGccatccatcacctcatgtttcaacatgacaatgcacagccccatgtcgcaaggatctgtacaaaaTTCCTGGGAGCTGAAAATGTCTCAGTTCTTCCAAGAGCATGTTAGGGaagctctggatcaacgtgtacgaccgcatgttccagttcccgccaatatccagcttcttcgcacagccattgaagaggagtgggacaacattccacaggccacaatcaacagcctgatcaactctatgcgaaagagatgtgttgcactgcatgagtcaaatggtggtcacacctaGGGTTCCAATTTTCCCCGAAGTCCCGGTTGGAGgaaggaataagcaggaaatctggaATCAGGAAGGAATAAGCAGAAAATCTGGAATCAGGAAGGAATAATCAGGAAATCTGGAATCCGgaaggaataagcaggaaatctggaatcaggaaggaataagcaggaaatctggaATCAGGAAGGAATAAGCAGGAAACCTGGAATCAGgaaggaataagcaggaaatctggaAACCGgaaggaataagcaggaaatctgtCATCAGgaaggaataagcaggaaatctggaatccggaaggaataagcaggaaatctggaatccggaaggaataagcaggaaatctgtAATCAGgaaggaataagcaggaaatctgtAATCAGgaaggaataagcaggaaatctggaAACCGgaaggaataagcaggaaatctgtAATCAGgaaggaataagcaggaaatctgtAATCAGGAAGGAATAAGCAGGAAACCTGTAATCAGgaaggaataagcaggaaatctggaAACCGgaaggaataagcaggaaatctggaAACCGgaaggaataagcaggaaatctggaatcaggaaggaataagcaggaaatctggaatcaggaaggaataagcaggaaatctggaatcaggaaggaataagcaggaaatctggaatcaggaaggaataagcaggaaatctggaatcaggaaggaataagcaggaaatctggaATCAGGAAGGAATAAGCAGGACATCTGGAATCAGgaaggaataagcaggaaatctggaatccggaaggaataagcaggaaatctggaatccggaaggaataagcaggaaatctggaATCAGGAAGGAATAAGCAGGAAACCTGGAATCAGgaaggaataagcaggaaatctggaATCCTCCAAACAGGATTTCTGCAAAACCAAGGAATTTGTTGAAAGTTCCTGAAATTTTACAACCccagtcacaccagatactgactggttttctgatctacgGCCCTACTTttctttttaaggtatctgtgaccaacagatgcatatctgtattcccaatcatgtgaaatccatagtccATCCATAGATTACAGCCTAAATAATTtacttcaattgactgatttccatgAAATTGTGGCATGTTGCATTTCTATTTGTGTTCAGGGAACTAAACATTAGAGCATGTCAGTATATTGTATGCTACATTAATGGTTGATGAACTTATTGATGTCCTGTGATTGGTCACTAGGCAAGGTTGGAATTCTGTATCTAGAAAAGGAGAAATTACAAATCATGTTCAGGGACATTTCTCTCCAGGTTGCACAGTGAAGTGGAACTGTGCTACTCTGCTCTCTGGTGGTGACTGTAAAGAAGTATAATCTAAGGGTTTTGTGTTGCCCACAGAACCAGGCCTGTGTTGAATTATTGGGAAAGTATCAGCTACCCACTGGACAAAAACTGGTTGCATCAACATTGTTTTTACGTTATTTCAACTAAAGAATTCAACTTCGATGGTGATGAATAAACTTGGAAAGCGGAGGGAATTTTTAAAATCTAAATCCAATTAAATTTTTTGTTGAATTCACATTAGATgacaaatcaatcaaatgtaaacGAAAACTAGACGCTGAACTGACCTGTAGATTCTTCCAGCTTCCCAACAGTAGTTACATAAACAATGATAAATACAGCCACAACCTACACATTGTTGGTTGGGCTCTAAGCAGTCTATATTTAGATGGTCTCAGATAGGATGGAATTGGTTGCAGGATTAGTGAGAGGCTATACACAGAAGCACAAAGAAACAAACACACGCATTGAGGGAGTTTGATTAAGTTGACCCCTGGTGCACCGGGCTACGGCCCGTGACTTGAAGGGCGAAAGCAGTGAGGGAGGAGAGCCCTTCTCAAATAAACAGAAATCTGCACAACTCAGTCATGCTGTCGACAAGGCAGCTAGATGCATCGTTCAGAAACATACAATATCCCTTTTCCACAAAATACATGTTTGAAGATTCAAACGAGTTTTCATCAAAAGCAATCCCTTTTTCTtgtaaaaacacagaatcctactcattactccACATGCTTAGCCtacgtcacttttgttttgagctgACTTTATTCTCGGCCAAAACGGGGCACCTGGCTCACTCCCGGGAAGCAAGCCCGGTTCCAAAACTAATGCAATCAACGCTTACCAGCTTAACCTGCGGCATTAATAGAACTCCCTCAGTGTGATGGCGACAGTTGTTCCTGTGCGCATCACACTCGCACCCAAATTCAACCGAGTTATAAAGTTCCACAACTTTGC is a genomic window of Oncorhynchus nerka isolate Pitt River linkage group LG24, Oner_Uvic_2.0, whole genome shotgun sequence containing:
- the LOC115108005 gene encoding tribbles homolog 2-like isoform X2 produces the protein MHSFVRTCKKLREDEAARLFRQIASAVAHCHDNGVVLRDLKLRKFVFRNEDRSLVKLESLEDTYILEGHDDSLSDKHGCPAYVSPEILNASGSYSGKAADVWSLGVMLYTILVGRYPFHDVEPGSLFSKIRRGHFSIPETLTPKAKCLIRSILRREPAERLTSREILEHPWFLSSGAAGGAVVQGRGEREQEQTVPEVNMEEELDQFFS